From the Pseudomonas monsensis genome, the window TTGCTTACAAACTGCCGGAATAAGATTTAACGGCGGTAAAACAAAGGCGATGCCCCGCAAGGGACATCGCCTTTTTTGTGCATGCAATTTCTGAGTCCACCAAAGAAACCTGTGGGAGCTGGCTTGCCAGCGATCTCGGTGGGTCAGACGGTACACATGCCGGCTGGAAGAACGCCATCGCTGGCAAGCCAGCTCCCACAGTTTGATCAGCGTTGGATGTAGGAATTTTGCTCGTCCTACAGACGCCGGGAATTGCAGGGAGTTTTCCGACAAGTCGCGTCGGTTGTGCCTCGGAAATCGGCTGGATAGGCTCTGGGGGTCGCTGCAAATTCAGCGAACGGGCGTCGCGGCCCGAGCAGTTCATTCGATTTGATGCATAATCGCCAACCCAAACTTTAGCGCTCAGGTGCTTTTCGTTTGGTTTGATGGTGGCTGTGCGCGGGATACCTTCGGGTATGCCGAGATTGCCGAATGGCTCGGTCCGCGAACCTGCGTACAGCTGCCACCCTCCGTCGCGTCGCGGTGATTGAGAGTGACAGCCCCACTTATCATTCGGAGCTTCACCATGAAAAAGCCGACACCCAATCCGCCGGAAACAAACGAAACCTCCCCCTACCAATCCCCCGATTCCAAAAAATTCCACGAAGCCGCCGAACGCGCCCTCGACCATTACCTCAAACCCAACGCCCTGACCCTGCGCTTTCACAAACCCAGCACGATGTTCCAGGTCGCTCCCGAACAGGACAGCGAAAGCCTGTTGGTCCACGCCTGCGAATCGCTGGCCCAGGCCAGCCTCATGACCAGCGACATCGCCGCCTACATCGACCTGCCGCAGCGGCGCACGATCCTGGCCATCCAGCAAATCATCATGCTCGCCGAACTGGCGGTGAACCGCGTACTGGATAACCACGAAATCCCCGCGCAAACCTGAAACCCACCTTATGTAGGAGCTGCCGCAGGCTGCGATCCTTTGATCTTGTCTTCTAAAAGCAAAATCAAAAGATCGCAGCCTGCGGCAGCGGTTGCACCAGGTAAAGGTTAGCCCGGTTGGCTCAGACAGCTTTCCCTCCACTTTTCATCCGCGCCACTCGATCAATGATCAATTGCTCGGCCTGTTTGCGGGTCTCGAGCAAGAGACTCTCTTCCGTCGCGCTATAGATCACCCGATAACGCAGACCTGGGGTGTCGGGGGAATATTCGCGAATAGTGAAGCCTTGGTAATTCGTATCGGTATAACTCATGGTTTGATTCCTTGAAGTCGGCAAATTGGCCTGCACCGTCCTGAGGCCCAAGGGCGCCTGGTTAATCTCGGGGCGAGCGGGCAACGTGTCTACTGTCAGAAATTACAGGGGCTCAAGACAGGTTCGAAATAACCCGCAATGAATTTTGATCTATGGCGACTTCAAAACTGTCTGGAAAAACGTTCATCACCGGAGTCCTACAGAATCGGCTTTGAGCGGGATATTTCCGACAACTCGCGTCGGTTGTGCCTCGAAAATCGGCTGGGTCGGCTCGGGGGGGGGGCGTTGCAAATTCAGCGATGGGGCGTCGCGGCCCGATAACTGATGCATAATCGCCAACCTCACGGCACCTCTGTGCTGTTTGTTTGTGTCATGGCGGCTGTGCGCGGGATACCTTCGGGTATGC encodes:
- a CDS encoding DUF6124 family protein, with translation MKKPTPNPPETNETSPYQSPDSKKFHEAAERALDHYLKPNALTLRFHKPSTMFQVAPEQDSESLLVHACESLAQASLMTSDIAAYIDLPQRRTILAIQQIIMLAELAVNRVLDNHEIPAQT